The Schistocerca americana isolate TAMUIC-IGC-003095 unplaced genomic scaffold, iqSchAmer2.1 HiC_scaffold_240, whole genome shotgun sequence genome contains a region encoding:
- the LOC124575372 gene encoding prestalk protein-like: MACEDSTACEDSTACEDSTACEDSTAREDSTVCEDSTACDDSTACEDSTACEDSAACEDSTACEDSTACEDSTACEDGTACEDGTAYKDGTACEDSTACEDSTAREDNTGCGDSTACVDSTGCEDSTACEDSTACEDSTACEDSTACEDSIACEDRTACEDSTACEDGSACEDGTACEDGTACKDITACENSST, encoded by the coding sequence atggcttgcgaggacagcacggcttgcgaggacagcacggcttgcgaggacagcacggcttgcgaggacagcacggctcgcgaggacagcacggtatgcgaggacagcacggcttgcgatgacagcacagcttgcgaggacagtacagcttgcgaggacagcgcagcttgcgaggacagcacagcttgcgaggacagcacagcttgcgaggacagcacagcttgcgaggacggcacagcttgcgaggacggcacagcttacaaagacggcacagcttgcgaggacagcacagcttgcgaggacagcacagctcgcgaggacaacacaggttgcggggacagcacagcttgcgtggacagcacaggttgcgaggacagcacagcttgcgaggacagcacggcttgcgaggacagcacagcttgcgaagacagcacagcttgcgaggacagcatagcttgcgaggacaggacagcttgcgaggacagcacagcttgtgaggatggctcagcttgcgaggacggcacagcttgcgaggacggcacagcttgcaaggacatcacagcttgcgagaacagctcaacttga
- the LOC124575371 gene encoding uncharacterized protein LOC124575371, producing MLSSQAVLSSQAVLSSQDVLSSQPVLSMQAVLSPQPVLSSQAVLSSQAVLSVPSSQAVLSSQAVLSSQAVLSSQAVLSSLAVLSSQAVLSSQAALSSQAVLSSQAVLSSQALLSSQAVLSSPAVLSSQALLSSHVVLSSQVVLSSQVGLSSQVELPSQVGLPTQVELSSHVVLSSQVVLSSQVELSSQVELFSQVELSSQVELSSQVELSSRVELTSQVELSSLVELSSQVELSSQVELSYHVELSSLVELSSLVELSSQVELSSQVELSSQVELSSQVELPSYVELSSKVELSSHVELSSQVELSSQAVLSSQVVLSSQPVLSSKAVLSSQFVLSSQAVLSSQAVLSSRSVLSLRLLLSSQALLSSRALLSSRPLLSSQVVQSSQVVLPSQVQLSSQVELPSQVELPSQVELPSQVELPSYVELSSKVELSSQVELSSQVMLSSQAVLSSQAVLSSQAVLSSQAVLCSQAVLSLQAVLSSEAVLSTQALLSSQAVLSSQALLSSQALLSSQAFLSS from the exons atgctgtcctcgcaagctgtgctgtcctcgcaagctgtgctgtcctcgcaggacgtgctgtcctcgcaacctgtgctgtccatgcaagctgtgctgtccccgcaacctgtgttgtcctcgcaagctgtgctgtcctcgcaagctgtgctgt ctgtgccgtcctcgcaagctgtgctgtcctcgcaagctgtgctgtcctcgcaagctgtgctgtcctcgcaagctgtgctgtcctcgttagctgtgctgtcctcgcaagctgtgctgtcctcgcaagctgcgctgtcctcgcaagctgtactgtcctcgcaagctgtgctgtcatcgcaagccttgctgtcctcgcaagccgtgctttcctcgccagccgtgctgtcttcgcaagctttgctgtcttcgcatgttgtgctttcctctcaagtagtgctgtcctctcaagttgggctgtcctctcaagttgagctgccctctcaagttgggctgcccactcaagttgagctgtcctctcacgttgtgctgtcctctcaggttgtgctgtcctctcaagttgagctgtcctctcaagttgagctgttctctcaagttgagctgtcctctcaagttgagctgtcctctcaagttgagctgtcctctagagttgagctgacctctcaagttgagctgtcctctctagttgagctgtcctctcaagttgagctgtcctctcaagttgagctgtcctatcatgttgagctgtcctctctagttgagctgtcatctctagttgagctgtcctctcaagttgagctgtcctctcaagttgagctgtcctctcaagttgagctgtcctctcaagttgagctgccctcttatgttgagctgtcctccaaagttgagctgtcctctcatgttgagctgtcctctcaagttgagctgtcctcgcaagccgtgctgtcctcgcaagttgtgctgtcatcgcaacctgtgctgtcctcgaaagctgtgctgtcctcccaatttgtgctgtcctcgcaagctgtgctctcctcgcaagctgtgctgtcctcgcgatccgtgctgtccttgcgacttttgctgtcctcgcaagctttgctgtcctcgcgagctttgctgtcctcgcgacctttgctgtcctcgcaagttgtgcagtcctcgcaagttgtgctgccctctcaagttcagctgtcctcacaagttgagctgccctctcaagttgagctgccctctcaagttgagctgccctctcaagttgagctgccctcttatgttgagctgtcctccaaagttgagctgtcctctcaagttgagctgtcctctcaagtaatgctgtcctcgcaagctgtgctgtcctcgcaagctgtgctgtcctcgcaagctgtgctgtcctcgcaagctgtgctgtgctcgcaagccgtgctgtccttgcaagccgtgctgtcctcggaagccgtgctgtccacgcaagccttgctgtcctcgcaagccgtgctgtcctcacaagctttgctgtcctcacaagctttgctgtcctcacaagctttcctgtcttcgtaa